In Peromyscus leucopus breed LL Stock chromosome 11, UCI_PerLeu_2.1, whole genome shotgun sequence, a genomic segment contains:
- the LOC114697803 gene encoding transcriptional enhancer factor TEF-4-like, with protein MWCWAPRSLVETSKTERAQLEDGRFVYRLLRSPMCEYLANFLHKLRQLPERYMMNSVLENFTILQVVTNRDTQELLLCTAYVFSAF; from the coding sequence ATGTGGTGTTGGGCTCCGCGTTCACTGGTGGAGACCTCGAAGACAGAGCGGGCCCAGCTGGAGGACGGGCGCTTCGTGTACCGCCTGCTGCGCTCCCCCATGTGTGAGTACCTGGCCAATTTCCTACACAAGCTGCGGCAACTGCCTGAACGCTACATGATGAACAGTGTCTTGGAGAACTTCACCATCCTCCAGGTGGTGACAAACAGGGACACTCAGGAACTGCTACTGTGCACGGCCTACGTGTTCTCCGCATTCTGA